One part of the Kryptolebias marmoratus isolate JLee-2015 linkage group LG13, ASM164957v2, whole genome shotgun sequence genome encodes these proteins:
- the rapgef6 gene encoding rap guanine nucleotide exchange factor 6 isoform X7, producing the protein MIVVDNGSEGDDNFLQREGSQRQSRRRFRRVNPRGERELITDGQEPAGYNTNYVNNKLPADLNKMHLTDHAHQQVTHMAPSQSGCSISDSGSSSLSDIYQATESELGDVDLSGLPETAVDSEEEEEEDEDLERASDTLLGRDLVRECLEKDPADRNDDDIEQLLEFMHQLPAFANMTMSVRRDLCSVMMFEVVEQAGTVILHDKQELDHWYVILNGAIEISYSEGRVETLCMGNSFGISPSLEKQYMNGEVCTKGDDCQFVCIAQEDYWRILNHVEKNMHKVEEEGEIVMVKEHRELDRSGTRKGHIVIKGTPERLIMHLVEEPSVVDPTYIEDFLLTYRTFLSSPMDVGRKLLEWFQMDSHRDTVTRIVLLWVNNHFNDFEGDPAMTHFLEDFEKHLEATKMKGHLRLLNIACAAKAKWRQITLQKASRESPLYFSIKGGSERGFGIFVESVDEGSKAAEAGLKRGDQIMEVNGQNFENISFSKAVDILGNNTHLSITVKTNIFVFKELLSRIKHEKKNGGPHIPKIQEKKSNRFSIPDLPGDMEFPTDHKSTRKMKANTVSGGRNKIRKMLEKTRFSILPPKPFRGLFGDGGMGQSQDDSIVGTKQCRHSVAIMPIPGNLSSSSPDLLQPAASVLDFSNPAALGLYYIPDQVIRVFKADQQSCYIIISKDTTAKDVVTHTVNEFGLLAAPETYSLCEVSVSPEGVIKQRRLPDQLSKLADRIQLNGRYYLKNNMETETLCSDEDAQDLLRESQISLLQLSTMEVAAQLSMRDFELFRNIESTEYVDDLFKLDSSAGCGNLKQFEEVINQETFWVATEILKEPNTLKRMKTIKHFIKIALHCRECKNFNSMFAIISGLNLAPVARLRSSWEKLPSKYEKLFRDLQDVFDPSRNMAKYRNVLSSQSMQPPIIPLFPVVKKDLTFLHEGNDSSVDGLVNFEKLRMIAKEIRHVVRMTSANMDPALMFRQRKKRWKSLGSLSQGSTNSNILDVQGGAHKKRVRRSSLLNAKKLYEDAQMARKVKQYLSNLTVETDEEKHQIMSLQCEPSYNTLSKNLSERRSTKSDMSPVSQRSTLPLGKAQNRVSQVLQAQVPLNPLRKKSTAKDTGTPNSNSPQVVKKPPASSSDEWSSKRPSDDTISTISSLHSSPTVSPQGSPRKVGGVTKSQNSSQMNLSGSLSSLTSDASTKTGVSLRSYGIGCPPGGKMDNLSDSSHSEISSRSSICSVDSVPAPGPDDRCNRTCTAAATTAAFASNPTAATAAEVAEGTAALNAHLTADYSQPSTSSSALGRGHPGRAFSASLSTEELTTDHTSMDSVADSGRGSWTSCSSNSHDSFQSLPASSCRPWDHGIHGPPLSLPHTHLGGFKHTQLTRPIAEVEAAGPTWAVEHHSRDSSSDLTEQFRQSWTSSSSLSDNYEGNYGTIKRRNTSEHPSSPANEEGGQSTDPAYKTVTSSTEKGLIVYCVTSPTKDERYRAPPPTPPGYQGLALGDLGLTDGLVGGLAGPVPRPPHIRPPDYSVALRRSKLLQSPGAAGGLAEARRLHLQHQDARTASSTPGHSRPPSTCCPPQDLADSDDDEQVSAV; encoded by the exons gccACAGAGAGTGAGTTGGGTGACGTGGACCTGTCTGGACTTCCAGAGACAGCAGTTGACAgcgaggaagaagaggaggaagatgaggaccTGGAGAGAGCTTCGGACACTCTTCTGGGTCGAGACCTGGTCCGAGAGTGTCTGGAAAAAGATCCGGCCGACCGCAACGATGACGACATCG AACAACTGCTGGAGTTCATGCACCAGCTTCCTGCTTTCGCCAACATGACCATGTCTGTGCGGAGAGACTTATGCAGCGTCATGATGTTCGAGGTTGTGGAGCAAGCTGGCACAGTCATCCTGCATGACAAACAGGAG ctggacCACTGGTATGTGATCCTGAATGGAGCGATTGAGATCAGCTACTCTGAAGGGAGAGTCGAGACCCTTTGTATGGGCAACAGTTTTGGGATCTCGCCCTCGCTGGAGAAGCAGTACATGAATGGAGAAGTTTGCACCAAAGGGGATGACTGCCAG TTCGTCTGCATCGCCCAGGAGGACTACTGGCGCATCCTCAATCATGTGGAGAAGAACATGCacaaggtggaggaggagggggagatcGTGATGGTGAAGGAGCACCGCGAGCTCGATCGCAGCGGCACCAGGAAGGGACACATTGTCATCAAG gGAACCCCTGAGCGTCTGATCATGCACCTGGTAGAAGAGCCGTCGGTGGTGGACCCCACCTACATCGAGGACTTCCTGCTGACCTACAGGACCTTCCTGTCGAGCCCCATGGATGTTGGGAGGAAACTGCTGGAGTGGTTCCAGATGGACAGCCACCGGGACacg GTGACAAGAATAGTGCTGCTGTGGGTCAACAACCACTTCAATGACTTTGAGGGTGACCCGGCCATGACGCACTTCCTGGAGGACTTTGAGAAACATCTTGAAGCCACA AAAATGAAGGGCCATCTGAGGCTGCTGAACATTGCATGTGCGGCTAAGGCGAAGTGGAGACAGATCACTCTGCAGAAGGCGTCCAGGGAGTCTCCGCTCTACTTCAGCATAAAAGGTGGCAGTGAGAGAGGATTCGGCATCTTTGTTGAGTCGGTGGATGAAGGAAGCAAAGCTGCAGAGGCCGGACTCAAACGGGGTGATCAG ATCATGGAGGTCAACGGTCAAAACTTTGAGAACATCTCCTTCTCCAAAGCTGTGGACATCTTAGGAAATAACACACACCTCTCCATCACTGTGAAAACCAACATATTTG TGTTCAAAGAGCTCCTCAGTCGAATCAAGCATGAAAAGAAGAACGGTGGTCCTCACATCCCCAAGATTCAGGAGAAGAAAAGCAACCGCTTCTCCATCCCCGACCTCCCCGGGGACATGGAGTTTCCTACAGACCATAAAAGCACCCGCAAAATGAAGGCCAACACTGTGTCGGGAGGACGAAACAAGATCAGGAAGATGCTGGAAAAGACACGCTTCAGCATACTGCCACCTAAACCATTCAG GGGCCTTTTTGG TGATGGCGGCATGGGTCAGTCTCAGGACGACAGCATCGTGGGTACCAAGCAGTGTCGTCACAGCGTGGCGATCATGCCCATCCCCGGGAACCTCTCATCGAGCAGCCCCGACCTGCTGCAGCCGGCAGCGAGTGTCCTCGACTTCTCCAATCCTGCTG CTTTGGGACTGTATT ACATCCCAGACCAAGTTATCCGGGTGTTCAAAGCAGACCAGCAGAGCTGCTACATCATCATCAGCAAGGACACTACGGCCAAGGATGTCGTCACCCACACAGTCAACGAGTTTGGCCTCCTCGCAGCGCCTGAAACCTACTCCCTGTGTGAGGTGTCGGTGAGCCCGGAGGGAGTAATAAAACAGCGTCGTCTGCCCGACCAACTTTCCAAGCTGGCTGATCGGATTCAGCTTAACGGCAG ATACTACCTGAAGAACAACATGGAGACAGAAACCCTGTGCTCGGACGAGGATGCCCAGGACCTCCTCAGAGAGAGTCAgatctctctgctgcagctcagcacCATGGAGGTCGCTGCCCAGCTCTCCATGAGAGACTTTGAGCTCTTCAGGAATATTGAGTCTACAGA GTACGTGGATGACTTGTTTAAACTGGACTCCTCTGCTGGATGTGGAAATCTGAAGCAGTTTGAGGAAGTGATAAACCAGGAAACGTTCTGGGTTGCCACAGAGATCTTGAAAGAGCCCAACACCCTGAAGAGGATGAAGACCATTAAGCACTTCATCAAGATCGCCCTGCACTGCAGAGAGTGCAAGAACTTTAACTCCATGTTCGCGATTATCAG CGGGCTGAACTTGGCACCAGTGGCTCGACTGCGGAGCTCGTGGGAGAAATTGCCGAGTAAGTACGAGAAGCTCTTCAGGGACCTGCAGGACGTCTTCGACCCGTCCAGGAACATGGCCAAGTACCGCAACGTGCTGAGCAGCCAAAGCATGCAGCCGCCCATCATCCCGCTCTTCCCGGTGGTCAAGAAGGACCTCACCTTCTTGCATGAAG GGAATGACTCCAGCGTCGACGGCCTTGTGAACTTTGAGAAGCTTAGGATGATCGCGAAAGAGATCAGGCACGTGGTGCGGATGACTTCAGCCAACATGGACCCGGCCCTCATGTTCAGACAGAG GAAGAAGAGGTGGAAGAGTTTAGG GTCGTTAAGTCAAGGCAGCACCAACTCCAACATCCTGGACGTGCAGGGCGGAGCCCACAAGAAGCGAGTACGTCGCAGTTCGCTCCTGAATGCGAAGAAGCTGTACGAAGACGCTCAGATGGCCAGAAAGGTGAAACAGTACCTATCTAACCTCACGGTGGAGACAGATGAGGAGAAACACCAAATTATGTCCCTGCAGTGTGAGCCGTCCTACAACACCT TGAGCAAAAACTTGAGCGAGAGGAGATCCACCAAGTCGGACATGTCTCCGGTGTCTCAGCGGTCGACCCTGCCCTTGGGGAAAGCTCAGAACAGGGTGTCCCAAGTCCTCCAAGCCCAGGTGCCACTGAACCCTCTCCGAAAGAAGAGCACCGCCAAGGACACCGGCACACCTA actCAAATTCTCCCCAGGTGGTGAAGAAACCTCCAGCGAGCTCGTCAGACGAGTGGAGCTCCAAGAGACCGTCTGATGACACCATTTCAACCATCTCATCCCTCCACTCCAGCCCCACGGTGTCTCCTCAGGGCTCTCCACGCAAAG TGGGAGGCGTAACAAAGTCCCAGAACTCCAGTCAGATGAACCTTTCGGGATCTTTATCATCTCTGACCAGCGATGCCAGCACAAAGACTGGCGTCAGCCTGCGCAGCTACGGCATAG GTTGCCCCCCAGGCGGTAAAATGGACAACCTGTCGGACTCGAGCCACAGCGAGATCTCCTCCCGCTCCAGTATCTGTTCGGTCGACTCGGTCCCGGCTCCCGGGCCTGACGACCGTTGTAACAGGACCTGTACCGCTGCTGCGACTACTGCCGCTTTCGCTTCAAACCCCACCGCCGCGACGGCCGCCGAGGTTGCTGAGGGCACCGCGGcattaaatgcacatttaacTGCTGATTACAGCCAGCCCAGCACAAG TTCTTCAGCATTGGGTCGAGGACACCCGGGCCGAGCCTTCAGCGCCTCCCTCTCCACGGAGGAGCTGACCACGGACCACACCTCCATGGACTCCGTGGCCGACAGCGGCCGCGGCAGCTGGACCTCCTGCTCCTCCAACTCCCACGACTCCTTCCAGAGCCTCCCCGCCTCCTCCTGCCGGCCATGGGACCACGGCATCCACGGGCCCCCGCTCTCTCTGCCACACACGCACCTGGGCGGATTTAAGCACACGCAGCTGACCCGGCCAATAGCGGAGGTGGAGGCCGCCGGACCGACGTGGGCCGTCGAGCACCACTCCAGAGACTCCAGCTCCGATCTGACCGAACAGTTTCGGCAGAGCTGGACGTCATCCAGCTCCCTGTCAGACAACTATGAGGGGAATTACGGAACGATAAAACGGCGAAACACCTCGGAGCATCCCTCCTCGCCAGCCAACGAGGAAGGAGGGCAAAGCACAGACCCTGCCTACAAAACGGTGACATCAAGCACAGAGAAGGGCCTGATAG TGTACTGTGTCACCTCCCCCACCAAGGATGAGCGTTACCGAGCTCCCCCTCCCACCCCTCCAGGCTACCAGGGTCTGGCTCTGGGGGATCTCGGGCTCACAGACGGACTGGTGGGTGGGCTGGCAGGTCCCGTCCCCCGGCCTCCTCACATCCGACCCCCAGACTACAGCGTGGCCCTGCGGAGGAGCAAACTGCTGCAGAGCCCCGGGGCGGCCGGTGGGCTGGCTGAGGCGCGGAGGCTCCACCTCCAGCACCAAGACGCCCGGACAGCCAGCTCCACACCGGGCCACTCCAGACCCCCCAGCACCTGCTGTCCCCCACAGGATCTGGCTGATAGTGATGACG atGAACAAGTGTCAGCGGTGTAA
- the rapgef6 gene encoding rap guanine nucleotide exchange factor 6 isoform X8 has translation MAFLVRCYANCLQPWSSKLPADLNKMHLTDHAHQQVTHMAPSQSGCSISDSGSSSLSDIYQATESELGDVDLSGLPETAVDSEEEEEEDEDLERASDTLLGRDLVRECLEKDPADRNDDDIEQLLEFMHQLPAFANMTMSVRRDLCSVMMFEVVEQAGTVILHDKQELDHWYVILNGAIEISYSEGRVETLCMGNSFGISPSLEKQYMNGEVCTKGDDCQFVCIAQEDYWRILNHVEKNMHKVEEEGEIVMVKEHRELDRSGTRKGHIVIKGTPERLIMHLVEEPSVVDPTYIEDFLLTYRTFLSSPMDVGRKLLEWFQMDSHRDTVTRIVLLWVNNHFNDFEGDPAMTHFLEDFEKHLEATKMKGHLRLLNIACAAKAKWRQITLQKASRESPLYFSIKGGSERGFGIFVESVDEGSKAAEAGLKRGDQIMEVNGQNFENISFSKAVDILGNNTHLSITVKTNIFVFKELLSRIKHEKKNGGPHIPKIQEKKSNRFSIPDLPGDMEFPTDHKSTRKMKANTVSGGRNKIRKMLEKTRFSILPPKPFRGLFGDGGMGQSQDDSIVGTKQCRHSVAIMPIPGNLSSSSPDLLQPAASVLDFSNPAALGLYYIPDQVIRVFKADQQSCYIIISKDTTAKDVVTHTVNEFGLLAAPETYSLCEVSVSPEGVIKQRRLPDQLSKLADRIQLNGRYYLKNNMETETLCSDEDAQDLLRESQISLLQLSTMEVAAQLSMRDFELFRNIESTEYVDDLFKLDSSAGCGNLKQFEEVINQETFWVATEILKEPNTLKRMKTIKHFIKIALHCRECKNFNSMFAIISGLNLAPVARLRSSWEKLPSKYEKLFRDLQDVFDPSRNMAKYRNVLSSQSMQPPIIPLFPVVKKDLTFLHEGNDSSVDGLVNFEKLRMIAKEIRHVVRMTSANMDPALMFRQRKKRWKSLGSLSQGSTNSNILDVQGGAHKKRVRRSSLLNAKKLYEDAQMARKVKQYLSNLTVETDEEKHQIMSLQCEPSYNTLSKNLSERRSTKSDMSPVSQRSTLPLGKAQNRVSQVLQAQVPLNPLRKKSTAKDTGTPNSNSPQVVKKPPASSSDEWSSKRPSDDTISTISSLHSSPTVSPQGSPRKVGGVTKSQNSSQMNLSGSLSSLTSDASTKTGVSLRSYGIGCPPGGKMDNLSDSSHSEISSRSSICSVDSVPAPGPDDRCNRTCTAAATTAAFASNPTAATAAEVAEGTAALNAHLTADYSQPSTSSSALGRGHPGRAFSASLSTEELTTDHTSMDSVADSGRGSWTSCSSNSHDSFQSLPASSCRPWDHGIHGPPLSLPHTHLGGFKHTQLTRPIAEVEAAGPTWAVEHHSRDSSSDLTEQFRQSWTSSSSLSDNYEGNYGTIKRRNTSEHPSSPANEEGGQSTDPAYKTVTSSTEKGLIVYCVTSPTKDERYRAPPPTPPGYQGLALGDLGLTDGLVGGLAGPVPRPPHIRPPDYSVALRRSKLLQSPGAAGGLAEARRLHLQHQDARTASSTPGHSRPPSTCCPPQDLADSDDDEQVSAV, from the exons gccACAGAGAGTGAGTTGGGTGACGTGGACCTGTCTGGACTTCCAGAGACAGCAGTTGACAgcgaggaagaagaggaggaagatgaggaccTGGAGAGAGCTTCGGACACTCTTCTGGGTCGAGACCTGGTCCGAGAGTGTCTGGAAAAAGATCCGGCCGACCGCAACGATGACGACATCG AACAACTGCTGGAGTTCATGCACCAGCTTCCTGCTTTCGCCAACATGACCATGTCTGTGCGGAGAGACTTATGCAGCGTCATGATGTTCGAGGTTGTGGAGCAAGCTGGCACAGTCATCCTGCATGACAAACAGGAG ctggacCACTGGTATGTGATCCTGAATGGAGCGATTGAGATCAGCTACTCTGAAGGGAGAGTCGAGACCCTTTGTATGGGCAACAGTTTTGGGATCTCGCCCTCGCTGGAGAAGCAGTACATGAATGGAGAAGTTTGCACCAAAGGGGATGACTGCCAG TTCGTCTGCATCGCCCAGGAGGACTACTGGCGCATCCTCAATCATGTGGAGAAGAACATGCacaaggtggaggaggagggggagatcGTGATGGTGAAGGAGCACCGCGAGCTCGATCGCAGCGGCACCAGGAAGGGACACATTGTCATCAAG gGAACCCCTGAGCGTCTGATCATGCACCTGGTAGAAGAGCCGTCGGTGGTGGACCCCACCTACATCGAGGACTTCCTGCTGACCTACAGGACCTTCCTGTCGAGCCCCATGGATGTTGGGAGGAAACTGCTGGAGTGGTTCCAGATGGACAGCCACCGGGACacg GTGACAAGAATAGTGCTGCTGTGGGTCAACAACCACTTCAATGACTTTGAGGGTGACCCGGCCATGACGCACTTCCTGGAGGACTTTGAGAAACATCTTGAAGCCACA AAAATGAAGGGCCATCTGAGGCTGCTGAACATTGCATGTGCGGCTAAGGCGAAGTGGAGACAGATCACTCTGCAGAAGGCGTCCAGGGAGTCTCCGCTCTACTTCAGCATAAAAGGTGGCAGTGAGAGAGGATTCGGCATCTTTGTTGAGTCGGTGGATGAAGGAAGCAAAGCTGCAGAGGCCGGACTCAAACGGGGTGATCAG ATCATGGAGGTCAACGGTCAAAACTTTGAGAACATCTCCTTCTCCAAAGCTGTGGACATCTTAGGAAATAACACACACCTCTCCATCACTGTGAAAACCAACATATTTG TGTTCAAAGAGCTCCTCAGTCGAATCAAGCATGAAAAGAAGAACGGTGGTCCTCACATCCCCAAGATTCAGGAGAAGAAAAGCAACCGCTTCTCCATCCCCGACCTCCCCGGGGACATGGAGTTTCCTACAGACCATAAAAGCACCCGCAAAATGAAGGCCAACACTGTGTCGGGAGGACGAAACAAGATCAGGAAGATGCTGGAAAAGACACGCTTCAGCATACTGCCACCTAAACCATTCAG GGGCCTTTTTGG TGATGGCGGCATGGGTCAGTCTCAGGACGACAGCATCGTGGGTACCAAGCAGTGTCGTCACAGCGTGGCGATCATGCCCATCCCCGGGAACCTCTCATCGAGCAGCCCCGACCTGCTGCAGCCGGCAGCGAGTGTCCTCGACTTCTCCAATCCTGCTG CTTTGGGACTGTATT ACATCCCAGACCAAGTTATCCGGGTGTTCAAAGCAGACCAGCAGAGCTGCTACATCATCATCAGCAAGGACACTACGGCCAAGGATGTCGTCACCCACACAGTCAACGAGTTTGGCCTCCTCGCAGCGCCTGAAACCTACTCCCTGTGTGAGGTGTCGGTGAGCCCGGAGGGAGTAATAAAACAGCGTCGTCTGCCCGACCAACTTTCCAAGCTGGCTGATCGGATTCAGCTTAACGGCAG ATACTACCTGAAGAACAACATGGAGACAGAAACCCTGTGCTCGGACGAGGATGCCCAGGACCTCCTCAGAGAGAGTCAgatctctctgctgcagctcagcacCATGGAGGTCGCTGCCCAGCTCTCCATGAGAGACTTTGAGCTCTTCAGGAATATTGAGTCTACAGA GTACGTGGATGACTTGTTTAAACTGGACTCCTCTGCTGGATGTGGAAATCTGAAGCAGTTTGAGGAAGTGATAAACCAGGAAACGTTCTGGGTTGCCACAGAGATCTTGAAAGAGCCCAACACCCTGAAGAGGATGAAGACCATTAAGCACTTCATCAAGATCGCCCTGCACTGCAGAGAGTGCAAGAACTTTAACTCCATGTTCGCGATTATCAG CGGGCTGAACTTGGCACCAGTGGCTCGACTGCGGAGCTCGTGGGAGAAATTGCCGAGTAAGTACGAGAAGCTCTTCAGGGACCTGCAGGACGTCTTCGACCCGTCCAGGAACATGGCCAAGTACCGCAACGTGCTGAGCAGCCAAAGCATGCAGCCGCCCATCATCCCGCTCTTCCCGGTGGTCAAGAAGGACCTCACCTTCTTGCATGAAG GGAATGACTCCAGCGTCGACGGCCTTGTGAACTTTGAGAAGCTTAGGATGATCGCGAAAGAGATCAGGCACGTGGTGCGGATGACTTCAGCCAACATGGACCCGGCCCTCATGTTCAGACAGAG GAAGAAGAGGTGGAAGAGTTTAGG GTCGTTAAGTCAAGGCAGCACCAACTCCAACATCCTGGACGTGCAGGGCGGAGCCCACAAGAAGCGAGTACGTCGCAGTTCGCTCCTGAATGCGAAGAAGCTGTACGAAGACGCTCAGATGGCCAGAAAGGTGAAACAGTACCTATCTAACCTCACGGTGGAGACAGATGAGGAGAAACACCAAATTATGTCCCTGCAGTGTGAGCCGTCCTACAACACCT TGAGCAAAAACTTGAGCGAGAGGAGATCCACCAAGTCGGACATGTCTCCGGTGTCTCAGCGGTCGACCCTGCCCTTGGGGAAAGCTCAGAACAGGGTGTCCCAAGTCCTCCAAGCCCAGGTGCCACTGAACCCTCTCCGAAAGAAGAGCACCGCCAAGGACACCGGCACACCTA actCAAATTCTCCCCAGGTGGTGAAGAAACCTCCAGCGAGCTCGTCAGACGAGTGGAGCTCCAAGAGACCGTCTGATGACACCATTTCAACCATCTCATCCCTCCACTCCAGCCCCACGGTGTCTCCTCAGGGCTCTCCACGCAAAG TGGGAGGCGTAACAAAGTCCCAGAACTCCAGTCAGATGAACCTTTCGGGATCTTTATCATCTCTGACCAGCGATGCCAGCACAAAGACTGGCGTCAGCCTGCGCAGCTACGGCATAG GTTGCCCCCCAGGCGGTAAAATGGACAACCTGTCGGACTCGAGCCACAGCGAGATCTCCTCCCGCTCCAGTATCTGTTCGGTCGACTCGGTCCCGGCTCCCGGGCCTGACGACCGTTGTAACAGGACCTGTACCGCTGCTGCGACTACTGCCGCTTTCGCTTCAAACCCCACCGCCGCGACGGCCGCCGAGGTTGCTGAGGGCACCGCGGcattaaatgcacatttaacTGCTGATTACAGCCAGCCCAGCACAAG TTCTTCAGCATTGGGTCGAGGACACCCGGGCCGAGCCTTCAGCGCCTCCCTCTCCACGGAGGAGCTGACCACGGACCACACCTCCATGGACTCCGTGGCCGACAGCGGCCGCGGCAGCTGGACCTCCTGCTCCTCCAACTCCCACGACTCCTTCCAGAGCCTCCCCGCCTCCTCCTGCCGGCCATGGGACCACGGCATCCACGGGCCCCCGCTCTCTCTGCCACACACGCACCTGGGCGGATTTAAGCACACGCAGCTGACCCGGCCAATAGCGGAGGTGGAGGCCGCCGGACCGACGTGGGCCGTCGAGCACCACTCCAGAGACTCCAGCTCCGATCTGACCGAACAGTTTCGGCAGAGCTGGACGTCATCCAGCTCCCTGTCAGACAACTATGAGGGGAATTACGGAACGATAAAACGGCGAAACACCTCGGAGCATCCCTCCTCGCCAGCCAACGAGGAAGGAGGGCAAAGCACAGACCCTGCCTACAAAACGGTGACATCAAGCACAGAGAAGGGCCTGATAG TGTACTGTGTCACCTCCCCCACCAAGGATGAGCGTTACCGAGCTCCCCCTCCCACCCCTCCAGGCTACCAGGGTCTGGCTCTGGGGGATCTCGGGCTCACAGACGGACTGGTGGGTGGGCTGGCAGGTCCCGTCCCCCGGCCTCCTCACATCCGACCCCCAGACTACAGCGTGGCCCTGCGGAGGAGCAAACTGCTGCAGAGCCCCGGGGCGGCCGGTGGGCTGGCTGAGGCGCGGAGGCTCCACCTCCAGCACCAAGACGCCCGGACAGCCAGCTCCACACCGGGCCACTCCAGACCCCCCAGCACCTGCTGTCCCCCACAGGATCTGGCTGATAGTGATGACG atGAACAAGTGTCAGCGGTGTAA